ATTCTGTGCCGCTAATTCTTTCCGCTAGCACTACCGCAGAATCATTAGCTGAAAGAACTATAACGCTATTTATCAAATCATTAACTGAAATTTTTTCACCAGCTCTTAAACCTAGTTTCATTCTAGGTTGTGCGGCCGCATGACGAGAAACATTAACCATTTCATTCATTGATAATCTTCTATCGTTAAGGGCTTGAAAAGCTAAGTAAAGCGTCATCATTTTAGTAAGTGAAGCTGGATATCTTTTTGCATCAGCATTTTGTTGATGAAGAATATCTCCAGTTTTTGCATCAACAACAAGGCTTGCATATTTATCAGGAAAAAAATACGGATTAGAATTATTGATTGAACTTCTTGCACTCGCACTTACTGAGATTGCAAAAATCGCAAGATTAAAAAAAAGAAAATTTAAGAGGGATTTAATCATATTTTTATTTTATTCTAATTTCATTATATCACGAAAAAGCTTATAAATCATTGAAATTTATAGGCTAAACCTACTAAAATGAGTTAATTTTTATCAATTGTTGATTTTTTGAGCAAGAAATACGCAGGGCAGAACTTCAAAAAACCAGTTATTACGGCAACTCCTGAAAGCAAGAAAAAGATTGGGTGCTTTATAATAATACCAAGTAAAAGCAACACGAAACCAGCCCCAAACCTTATTTTTCTATCTTTTCCGCCGACATTACATTTCATAGCAAAATCAATTTTGTTTAGGGAGTATCAATAACAATAATTTCTGAGTCTGTAAAAGTTTTTATCTGAATTTCTTTAGCTTCTTTTACTTCAGCACCATCACCCTGTTGCATTTTTTGCCCGTTGATTTCAAATTCACCTTTTGAAGCAAGAATATAAGAATTATATTTAACCTTATGATTTACAAGGCTATTTGCCTTAAGATTGCCACCCCAAATCGCCGCATCTTGATATATAAAAAGTGGGCTTAAATGTTCATCTTCCTTCCTGCCTGAAACGAGTAAAGTAAGTGAATTTTCAGAAATTTCTTTAGGGAATTTTCTAGCGTCCCATCTAGGTTTAACGCCCATTTCATTAGGTTGAATCCAGATTTGAAATAAGGTTGTATCTTCCGTTTCATAATTATATTCGGAGTGCGTAATGCCACTGCCAGCACTCATAACTTGAACATCACCTGCGATTGTTCTACCTTTGTTACCAAGGCTATCTTGATGGGTAATAGCACCAGAGCGAACATAGGTAATAATTTCCATATCTTTATGAGAGTGAGGTGCAAAGCCCTTTCCAGCCGATACTTTATCATCATTTATCACAAGCAACTTACCAAAGCCTGTTCGGTTTGGATTATAATAATTCGCAAAACTGAAATGATAATTGGCTTTCAGCCAACCATAATCAGCTTTACCTAAATCAGAAAATCTGAAAATTTTTGCCATATCTTTTCTAAATTTTAATTTTTATTAAAACCCTGTTACTAATTGGTTTTCAATCCGCATATCTATATAAGATATTTTTTTAGAAAGAAGATTATTTTTCTTATTTAGCTCTGATAATTTTTTCCAAGCAGAGATTGCATTTGTTTCAGGTAGCTTAACTTTAATAGATTTTTTCAACTCAACATCCCACCTTCTATTGCCAATTTTCATAGCAGAAGTAACCATTTTGTGAAGCTCTGGCGAAGAA
The Rickettsiales bacterium genome window above contains:
- a CDS encoding DUF2892 domain-containing protein — translated: MKCNVGGKDRKIRFGAGFVLLLLGIIIKHPIFFLLSGVAVITGFLKFCPAYFLLKKSTIDKN
- a CDS encoding pirin family protein encodes the protein MAKIFRFSDLGKADYGWLKANYHFSFANYYNPNRTGFGKLLVINDDKVSAGKGFAPHSHKDMEIITYVRSGAITHQDSLGNKGRTIAGDVQVMSAGSGITHSEYNYETEDTTLFQIWIQPNEMGVKPRWDARKFPKEISENSLTLLVSGRKEDEHLSPLFIYQDAAIWGGNLKANSLVNHKVKYNSYILASKGEFEINGQKMQQGDGAEVKEAKEIQIKTFTDSEIIVIDTP